One Methanomicrobiales archaeon genomic window, AAGGCCTTGAGAACAACCGAACCGATTGTCACTTCCTCGTTGTAGCAGGGAATCGCCGCGAGGATCTGCATCCCCTGTTTTTGCGCAGATTTTCGGAGTGAGGTCTTCAGGGCCTGTCGAGAGGCAGCCATGGCCCCGCTGGCGGAATCCAACGGCACGGAATGCCATGGCACGGTCCTCCACTGGGAGATCACGACAACACCATTCTGCGAGAGGTGATTCCCGGCCCCGGGGAGGGCGCCCGAACGCTTGCAGATCTCTTCGGTATAATCGGCCTTTCCTGAAACGATCGGATCAACCAGGTGGGAGAGATGATCCGGATTAAGAGGGGAGTTGGGCGCCCAGATAACGATAATGTCCATGCGATCTTTAATCACCTTCTGCAGGAGTGAGCGGTATCCCGAATCCCCGTTATCCGGTGCGACATACACGATCCTCGGATCCCCGGAGAAGCCATCCACCTGCCCGAAGTCGCCGCAAAGCGCATGCTCTGAAGCAATGTAGATGCGATCCACGTAGCCGGGTATCGATCCGACCTTATCTTTCGAGAGATTCTCATTGCTGGAACGAAGGATGATGCCTATCGAGTTATCAGCATACATATCATCACTCCCCGTAACCTTCGCACAGGCTAATTTCAACCGAATAATTCGGATGGTTCCGCATGGATACTGATATTAATCCGAGCATTCAGGTTCCTGTCCTAGAGATACTCTTTCTCAACCCTATCATTCCCTGGGCCTCAAGTACCCTTATAATTTATATCCTTATGCATCGAAAATAGCCAAAGTATAGGGAGAATGAATAGGAATAGCAATTCCAGAAGCAAATAACTGTTATATTCCTATTTATAATCCACAATTCGTATTCAGGGTTCGATACATTCGAGTTGAGCCCTTTTTCAAAAATTTTCGATTGGATGCTGACTCACTGCACCCGCAGCATTGAAGGGATACGCCGACCGCGGATCTTCCGGTAATATCCTCTCTCACCTCTTCTCCAGCATCTGCCGGGCCATCCTGTAGGTCTCGAGTTTATGCTGCATCGTCTTGATCATATGCTCTTTTTTCATGATCTTCTCGTCCAGCATCCGCGTGAGCAGGGTGCGCACCTGATCTTCCGATAGCTGCTTCCACATCGCGTCGATCAGGTAACCCTGCGCACCGCCTCCCACGTGGCCCACCCAGTGGTGTCCTGCGCCCATGATCTCCTCCTTCTATCCGGGTTTGCCCGAACGGAGCCCCATGATTCTCCGGGGTTCATAATCTTTCCGGAAAAGGCGGTATAAAAAGAGGGTTTAGGAGGTATGCCAGACTGCCCCGGCGGGCTTGGATGGGTCAGGGGGGTCAGGGGGGTCCGCCGGAGTCGGGACCCGGGGGGTGGACCGGGTCCGTGGCATGAACAATACTCACTACCGCCCGATAAAAACATCCCAGTGGGCGGGCCGAAAGTGTTCCCGACCTATTCCCCTCCTTCGCCCTCCGACTTCGTCAGCCGTTCCGCCGCCCGGGAACAGGTACGCCTGAGCCGCTCGGAATGCGGAGCGGATCTCGCTGCCGTACTTCCGATGCCCTGTACCATCTGGATTCGACACCCCGCATCGCTTCTGTCCTGGGCTCGCGCCGCCACGCCGCGGCACCGCACACAGGGACGACCAGCCACCACTGCCTCCCGGCCGCACCGTGGATGAAGCGATCCCTGATGCAGTACACAGGCACAAGGATGCCCTGGCAATTGGTAGACAATCTCTGCGCCACAATATCGAACGCTCAACGTATGCGGATGCAATTGCACACACAAGAGAACTCCTCCCTCCCGCGCATTCATTCCCGATACCTGCTCTCAATCGACCCCTATCGCTGCTATAGGGGAGAGGATGCTCACCCCCCTTCGATAAACGATGAGATCGCTCCTGAGCTGCAGATCTCTTTCCTGCCCGGGAGAGATAAGAGGCCAGAATCAAGCCGGACCGATTGCAATCCAGTTCGATCGTCCCACGCGAAATTTACTTATCGCACCTGCAAAGGTAAGGATACTCCCCACGCATACGAATCGGATCCCGGTATGCAGCCCCTATCTCGCCAATCCCGGGAGGGTGAAGACGACCGATCCAGCCTATCGGGGATCCGCTCCCATCTCACGCTCCTCATGTCCCATCGCGGGACAAGGAGAGGGAGTGGGCTCTCCTATCAAGGCTTCGGGACCGGGCCGTGGCTGTACCCCGCTCGACCGCGAGAGACCCTCTTTGACCATTCCGATACAGGTTCATAACCGCCAAGGTCATTCTTTGCATTCACGTGGATCCATGAGATGGAATCGCTGGAAAAAGAAGAGGCAGGCTCAGCATCCGGCAGTCTGCCGTGGATACCATCGAGACCTTCTACTGCAGTGTCTTTGCCTGCTGCTCGGCAGCCTCGGCCTCTTTGACCTTTCCAAGTCTCCGGAGCGATTCCGCCTTCCAGGCCAGGACCTCCCGGTCCTTGGGATCCGCTGCCAGAATGCGGTCGTACTCCTGGATCGCCTTCTCGTGCAACCCCTGCTTCTGATAGAGGCGCCCGACGTTGTTCCAGGAATCGATGCCCCGCCCGTTCAGGAACGCCCGTTTCGGCTGTACCGGCGGTACGGCCTCCGGAACTGATGCGGCAGGTTGAGGTTCGGCGCGGGTGCCGAACATGCCCCGGATGGAATCCAAAAATCCCATGTATTTAACCCCCTACAAGATCGAAATGTAGAAGCGTCACTATAAATACTTTGAGTTTTCTGCATGGCATTTCAGGGAGCACTTCCCGATTGCGGGAATGCAAACCGCACCCTGCCTCGCCCTCGATGAGAGCGCTGCAGGGAGGGGACCAATCGGGCAGCGCACCAGCGGCGGGGAGACGGCCGGGCTCTGAAGCGCATCGGGACCCTGCCAAGTCCCCGAGCAGCGCGGAGATCCGCCCCTCGCCGAAGAATGGTTCTCCGCCCGCCGGGCTCGATCCCGATCGGTATCGAGAGAAGGGGGGTCCGGCCGGCGGCCATGGTTCGAATAGATGGCGGGATCTTGCCCCTACAGGAGCTCCACGATGGGGAGGCGCTCCCTTCGGGCCGGCCGCTCCAGCATCAGCCGCAGAATGCCGTTCCTCTCGATGTGATCCACCTGCCTCTGCAGGTTCAGGTTCCACTGCCGTCGGGAGGTGAGGAAACCCCGCGATAGATCCTGCGGGAAGAACCGCAGGGGCTCACCTTTCTCGATCTTGTCAAGGGCCCGCAACATCAGGTCGGTGCCCAAGCGGGTCAGCTGCATGTTGATCGCGTTCACGGTCTCGTCCCCGCGGAGCTCCGCCCTCTGCTGGGCGAGGATCTCTCCGCCGTCGATCACGTGGTTCAGGCGGTGCACGGTCACCCCGATGTTGTAGGGATCCCAGTTGATCAGGGCCCAGTGCGTCCCCCGGGTCCCGCGGTAGTACGGGCTCAGGCCCCAGTGGAGGTTCAGGGCGAGATCGGCAAGATCCAGCGTGGCGTCCTGGACGACCGAGGTCCCGTGGTCCAGCAGCAGGAAGGGGGACTCGCGCTTCAGCCTCTCGTACACGTTCTGCGCATTGACACTGTCACAGTGCAGAACAGGGATATCGGGGTGGATCGCCTTCCAGCGATCCCCGAAGAACTTCGTGTACTCCTGTGTGTATCGATCCTTGTTCAGGCGGTCGACCAGGATTCCGCTGACGATCTCCGGGATGCTGCCCAGCCCTTTCTGCCTGAAGTTCCGGCGAAGGGAGCGGAGGGGGGGAGGGGCCTCCAACACGACCAGAGATACCGGGAACCGTTCGTGGATACGGTTGACGAAGTAGACCATCGGCGGGCGGGGGCGGATAGCGCAGACGATATTCACGACGCCCCCACCTGCACGGCCGCGCGGCGTGCCCCGGTTCGGGTGCCGAACACGCGATCTACGGCTGTCACCCGTCTCATAGGATGCAGGGTGGAGGATTACTATTAATTAAACCTTTCGGGAGATCGCAGAAAATTGGGTGCCAGCAGGAGGAGGGGCAGCCTTCGGATCGCCCCGCCTGCAGAAGCGCTTATTAGAGAGCATAATCCAGTATGAGAGTGGATCCGGAGTGGTGAGCGGTCCGCATCCCCGCAGCGCGTGCCCGCT contains:
- a CDS encoding tetratricopeptide repeat protein — its product is MGFLDSIRGMFGTRAEPQPAASVPEAVPPVQPKRAFLNGRGIDSWNNVGRLYQKQGLHEKAIQEYDRILAADPKDREVLAWKAESLRRLGKVKEAEAAEQQAKTLQ
- a CDS encoding formyltransferase family protein; protein product: MNIVCAIRPRPPMVYFVNRIHERFPVSLVVLEAPPPLRSLRRNFRQKGLGSIPEIVSGILVDRLNKDRYTQEYTKFFGDRWKAIHPDIPVLHCDSVNAQNVYERLKRESPFLLLDHGTSVVQDATLDLADLALNLHWGLSPYYRGTRGTHWALINWDPYNIGVTVHRLNHVIDGGEILAQQRAELRGDETVNAINMQLTRLGTDLMLRALDKIEKGEPLRFFPQDLSRGFLTSRRQWNLNLQRQVDHIERNGILRLMLERPARRERLPIVELL